AAAAAGGCTATGGGTAAGGCTGGTCAGGTGGTGACCGTAGGCCCTTTGACCTACAATCCTGTCGAGCTGGAAGCATGTGGCCTAAAGTGTCAGTTAAAGTTTAGTGATGGGCAAGGGGGTGTTCTAGAAGCGGTTTTCTTTAAGGGCGCGTACTACGAACGCTTGAAAGCCAAACCAAACGGGGTAACACTTACGGGTAGTAGTAAAATCCAAAGAGGCACTTTGGTGATCTTCATCCAGGACGTTCGCTAGGGTAATCAGTATATTATGAAAAAATTGATTGGCATTCTGGATCGTGTCTTGACGCCTCGATCCAGTCCATGTAATAGGGTATGTTCTAATTTGTGGCCTTATTGCCGGTGGGAAAAGGAGTTTTTTCAACATGCCAGTACCAAAGAAACGTACTTCCAGATCAAAAAATAGAACCCGACGCGCACACCACTCACTGACTGCTCCAGGAATGTCAGTTTGCGGTAACTGTGGCGCGACGAAATACCCTCACAGCGTTTGTGAGTCTTGTGGACACCACAAAGGAAAGCAGGTTATCGAGCCAAAAGCTGACCTAGGAATTGAAGAGTCTTTCGAAGCCGAGGCTTAAATGAAGACACTTGCCATGTTTCCCGGACAGGGAAGTCAGTATGTGGGCATGGGCAAAAGCATTCTTCAAGAGTTCCCTTATACAAAGGAAGTCTTTGAGGAAGCCGAAGACGCTGCAAAGTTATCGATACGCAAGTTGTGTTTCGAGGGCCCTGAGTCTGACCTTCAGATGACGGCAAATACGCAGCCCGCTATTCTGACGACAAGCGTAGCCACTTGGAAGATCCTTCAACAAGAGTGTGGATTCTCTAGCGAGTATTTTGCCGGTCATAGTCTTGGCGAGTATTCGGCGTTGGTTGCGTCCGGTCGCTTGGCACTAGGGCGAGCTGCCTTGCTTGTCCGAAAGCGTGGCGAAGCTATGCAAGAAGCCGTTCCGCAGGGCGTTGGCGCGATGGCCGCTGTCATGAAGGTGTCAGCCGAGGATCTGGAAGCTCTGTGTGCAGAAATGTCACGAGAAGGTTCGATCGTAGAAGTTGTTAACTACAATAGCCCTCAACAACTTGTGGTAGCAGGTCATACGGAAGCTGTGGACAGGATAGCAAAGAAGCTGACTGAACTTAAAAAGCGATGCGTTAAACTAGCGGTCAGTGCTCCCTTTCACTCGCGACTGATGAGTCCGGCGAAAGATGCTATGAAGCCCCTTCTTCTAGAGACAGAATTCTCCTCACAGGAATCTGAGATCTTCGCCAATGTCTCAGGTGAAATCGTTGCTTACAAAGCTCAGCATTTGATCGATCAGATCGACAGCCCTGTGCGATGGACCCAGATTATGCTTGGTGCGGCAGACTTGGGTGTGACTCGTTTCGTCGAAGTAGGTCCCGGTAAAGTCCTCAATGGTCTTGCGCGACGAACCTTACCAAAAGAAGTCGAGTTTTTTCTTTTTGATACTGATGATTGCAAAGAGGCCATCCAAAGACTTGCCTAATAGTTGCTTTGCTATTTGGGAATTCGAAGCCTTTCGAACTCCCACAAGGTGACTAGTTCTCAAGGTAGCTGAACCACTCCGGTTTGAATTTTTCTTCGTCATAAACCACACCCACTCTAAAGTTTCTTAGATATTTCCGGGCTACATTTTGAATGTCTTGGCCCGTGAGTTGGTCGATTTCTGCCGTAGATTCATAAAGGTGCTTTGGATCTCCGAAATGAAAAAGATGCTTCTCAAGTGCTGAAGCCAGTGTGCTATGCTCCTCTAAAGTTAGAAAGTATCGTGTTGCATAAACTGCCTTATGGCGGGCTACTGCATCATCACTCATTCTTACTCTCCTGAGCTTGTCCATGACCTGCCGCACTACTTTCAGAGTTTCTTGAGGCCGTGAGGTGCTTGCGCCGATGACGCCAATTCCTACTGAATGGTTGATAATATAGCTGTAAACACTGTACGACAAAGATCGTCGGGTACGAATTTCAAGGCCTAGCTCCTCGTCTAAAATTTTCATCATCAAATTAGCTGCAGCAGATTCCTTTGAACGAATCCCCGGCATCTGGCACTTGATTTTGATATATGCCGTAGGAATTTCGCGATGCTCTAATAAACCGATCTTTTTTTGGCTCTGGGGAGGGCTAGCAGGAAGGCTTTTACTCTTATTTTGAGCCAG
The sequence above is a segment of the Pseudobacteriovorax antillogorgiicola genome. Coding sequences within it:
- the fabD gene encoding ACP S-malonyltransferase, with product MKTLAMFPGQGSQYVGMGKSILQEFPYTKEVFEEAEDAAKLSIRKLCFEGPESDLQMTANTQPAILTTSVATWKILQQECGFSSEYFAGHSLGEYSALVASGRLALGRAALLVRKRGEAMQEAVPQGVGAMAAVMKVSAEDLEALCAEMSREGSIVEVVNYNSPQQLVVAGHTEAVDRIAKKLTELKKRCVKLAVSAPFHSRLMSPAKDAMKPLLLETEFSSQESEIFANVSGEIVAYKAQHLIDQIDSPVRWTQIMLGAADLGVTRFVEVGPGKVLNGLARRTLPKEVEFFLFDTDDCKEAIQRLA
- the rpmF gene encoding 50S ribosomal protein L32 — translated: MPVPKKRTSRSKNRTRRAHHSLTAPGMSVCGNCGATKYPHSVCESCGHHKGKQVIEPKADLGIEESFEAEA